The Candidatus Manganitrophus noduliformans genome includes a window with the following:
- a CDS encoding hemerythrin domain-containing protein, producing the protein MTGPLYRFFIDDHRRLEDLLNRAAADPAQVESASYEAFRRGLLKHIGMEEKILFPAAQQARGGAPLPMAEKLRLDHGALATLLVPHPSPQIIAAIRAILADHNVIEESPGGLYEICEQLAGERLDDLLAKVRSAPEVSAMPHKSDPNVFEVLRRVLVRAGYNFDDYADHAQR; encoded by the coding sequence ATGACGGGACCCCTTTACCGATTCTTCATCGATGACCACCGGCGGCTGGAAGACCTGCTGAATCGCGCGGCCGCCGACCCGGCCCAAGTGGAGTCCGCTTCGTACGAGGCATTCCGCCGAGGGCTTCTCAAACATATCGGCATGGAGGAAAAGATCCTCTTTCCGGCCGCGCAACAAGCGCGCGGCGGCGCGCCGCTTCCAATGGCGGAAAAACTTCGACTCGACCACGGCGCCCTCGCCACCCTCCTGGTCCCGCATCCCTCTCCTCAGATCATCGCCGCGATCCGGGCCATCCTCGCCGATCACAACGTCATCGAAGAGTCACCGGGAGGCTTGTATGAGATCTGCGAGCAGCTCGCGGGGGAGAGGCTCGATGATCTCTTGGCGAAAGTCCGGAGCGCGCCGGAGGTCTCGGCGATGCCTCACAAGAGCGATCCCAACGTCTTCGAGGTTCTCCGCCGCGTTCTCGTAAGAGCCGGATACAACTTCGATGATTACGCCGATCACGCGCAGAGATAA
- a CDS encoding eCIS core domain-containing protein, with protein sequence MGECGCKENKARKTDPAARSRKPSSASRPPINPIVNLQRTAGNRAVQRLFRAHAQTASLPAGIKVSAPEDRSERDADRVAEEILRAPASPSGQKQEQAPRTQTGLGSLSAGHPLPDSVRTFFEPRFGHDFSAVRVHTDASAAQSAASLNARAFTLGRDIVFGSREYAPGTEAGRRLLAHELTHVIQQNTASEPSVVQRQPVCETSVPETTIDVYVVELPGATRDASADIARANTIWHQCSIKINMVGGESWATDVLDRDAPTGILNAPSGTVRPLTAEETEMTGHKPGGAGAIHAYYVPGFSGPKVAQAFWPAQHGDQVVVIGNNARTDSFAHEIGHVLLDHGNHEPDADNLMASGGIRNVGVDKLECRQCR encoded by the coding sequence ATGGGTGAATGCGGCTGCAAGGAAAATAAAGCGCGGAAAACCGATCCGGCCGCGAGATCCCGAAAACCTTCCTCCGCCTCCCGGCCTCCGATCAACCCCATTGTCAATTTACAACGGACCGCAGGAAACCGGGCCGTGCAACGGCTCTTCCGCGCTCACGCTCAGACGGCCTCCCTCCCCGCCGGAATCAAAGTAAGCGCGCCGGAGGATCGGTCGGAGCGGGACGCCGATCGCGTTGCAGAAGAAATCCTCCGGGCGCCAGCGTCGCCTTCCGGTCAGAAACAAGAACAAGCCCCCCGAACACAAACGGGCCTCGGGTCTCTCTCCGCCGGACACCCCCTTCCCGATTCTGTTCGGACCTTTTTTGAACCCCGGTTCGGCCACGACTTCAGCGCGGTCCGCGTTCACACCGACGCCTCCGCCGCTCAGTCGGCCGCGTCGCTGAACGCCCGCGCCTTCACGCTCGGTCGCGACATCGTCTTCGGTTCGCGCGAGTATGCTCCCGGAACGGAAGCGGGCCGCCGGCTGCTCGCCCATGAGCTGACACATGTCATACAGCAAAACACCGCCTCGGAGCCTAGCGTTGTCCAGCGGCAGCCGGTTTGCGAAACCAGCGTCCCGGAGACGACGATCGACGTCTACGTCGTCGAGCTCCCCGGCGCCACCCGCGACGCCTCCGCCGACATCGCCCGCGCCAACACCATTTGGCATCAGTGCTCGATCAAGATCAACATGGTCGGCGGCGAATCGTGGGCGACCGATGTCTTGGACCGGGACGCCCCGACCGGGATTCTAAACGCCCCCTCCGGCACCGTCCGCCCGCTGACCGCCGAAGAGACCGAGATGACCGGCCACAAACCGGGGGGCGCCGGCGCGATCCATGCCTATTACGTCCCCGGCTTCTCCGGACCGAAGGTCGCCCAAGCTTTTTGGCCGGCGCAGCATGGCGATCAGGTGGTCGTGATCGGCAACAACGCCCGGACCGATTCCTTCGCCCACGAAATCGGCCACGTCCTCCTCGACCATGGGAACCACGAACCGGACGCCGACAACCTGATGGCGAGCGGGGGCATTCGAAACGTGGGGGTCGACAAATTGGAATGCCGGCAGTGCCGGTGA